From the Chloroherpetonaceae bacterium genome, the window GTCCAGATGAGTTCCAGCCGATTGTTATGCGCAATTGAGGAGGTAAAGGTCGGCTTTTCGCCTCTGCGCCGATACTTCCAGAGGTAGTAGAGCGAAACCAGAGAAACAGCAACGAAAAGAATTGCACTGGCATTTGCAATGAAGATAATTAGCCCATCGGTTTGGTGTGCGATGCTTGATGCTTCGGGTGGCACCCAGCTGCTTGCAGGTTTTGGATTCATAATTGCACTCCAGAATTGGTTGAACAAGCTTAGTTTTGCGGAATATCAACGCTCAAGTTTCCCTTTTGCTTGTGGCGTCGACTCTCACGTGCCCAGAACATTCCCAGCATCACTGTCAGAACAACGAGCGTAATGACGCCACCGATGCGCATAATGTTCATTGCCACAGGTACATAGCTACCTGCTTGCGGGTCGTAGTGAAAGCATGCGAGAATGAGCCGATCAATGGTTGTGCCCACCTTGCCTTGTGAAGCCTCAATCAGCCCAAGTTTTAAGTCAAAGTTTTTGTAGCTAATGCCATAGACATAGCGCGTGATTTTTCCTTCAGGTGAAAGCAGCATAATCACCGCAGGGTGTGCAAACTCATCACGCTTTTTGTCATAGAAATACTTGAATCCGACAGCGTCAGCTAATGCCTTTGAATGCTCTGCTGCACCTGTAAGAAAAAACCAACCTTCCTCGACGCCTGGCTTACCAAAGGCTTCCTTGTAGCGTGTCTTTTTTGCCGCTGCAAGCTCCCACGTCTCTCGGCTGTCGATACTGACAGTCAGAATTGTGTAATCTTTGCCCAAGGTCAGACTGAGGGTCTTTGCAGCCTCACAGACGCCATTCAAGACCATATTGCAGAGCATTGGGCAGCGATAATATGCCAGCACCAAAATAATTGGCTTGCCTTTGTGCAGGTAATCGCCCAGTCTTACCGTCTTGCCTGTTTCATCTTGAAAAGTCAAGGTCTCTGGAATCGTCTCGCCCAAACGCTCTACAACATCAATGCCTTGCAACGCTCTTGGCTTTTCCTCAATGAGTTGTGCTCTTGCAATGCTCGCATAGCATAGCACAAGCAGCACGATGTAAGCTATCTGTCTTATCATTTTCGTCTTTTCTCTTTCTTACTCACTACACAGGTTTGCTCACCTACTAATACACATAGCACTCCCTATTCAGGTTGCTACCACTGCTTTGCCTTCACCCTCCACTCTCACTCCTCGCTTCTCACTTCTTTCCTTAGTCTCCCTCTTCATTTTCAGGCTTGATCAACTTTCTTGCAATTGTGATGCCCACTAGTCCCACTCCTAATACCACAGCGGTCAGCACTATCATAAAGAATAATGTTGAGAGCATTGCGCTATTTCTCAGTCTCTTCTGCACTAGCGCCCACCCAATTGAAGCGGGACACGGAAACTTGCCACTACTTTCTGCCGCCTATCTCCTTTGTCGAAAGGTCTGTTTTGGCGTCCTCTTTCTTTGGAGGAGTTGCCTCCTGCATCTCCAGTGCTGCTTTCTTTCGCTGATATGCTTCATCAGCGATAATTTTCATCGCTTCGCTAATCGGGATTTGGTAGATGCCCTTCTTTTCATCAATCACTCTGTAGCTTTTGAGCATGCCTTCTTCTCGCTGGCGCACATCGCGCAAAAGATTGGATTCGGGCTTCAAGGCATGCTCCAGCATCTCTCGCTCTCGGCTAATTGTGAAGTATTGCGTGATAAAAAACATTACAATAGCTACCAAGATGGTGCCGATGATAAACGAGCCAATGATGCGACTGCCACTGACGTCCTGTCGCTCGTAATCAATCTCTGCATCTTTGAAGACCTCATCAGGTGAGAGGACCACAGGCTGTATCGGCTTTTCTTCCGACTTTTCCAGATCCTGTTGGACTTGCTTTTTTTCCTGCATTTCAAGCATATCGTTTCTCCTTTCGGGAACTTGTTTGAACTAACTGTGCACTCACTGATGAAATTCTAGCGAGAGCTTCAGGCGTGCATCGCCAATCGGCAAAAGTGGCGCTGAAGTTAGGCGTTGCCAGAAGAACCACAGGAAGATGCCACCGATGCCCACAAAGGTTGCAAGGTGTATCCACGAAAGATGTACGCCATGCACAGCGTGCTCGCCACCGTGTGCCCCATAGTTCGGCATTATCAGCCAGAACAAGTCGACATACTGCATCAGAAGCATCCATACTGAGATAATGCGCATTACCGTCAGGTTTCGCTTTGCTGCGCGTGGCATCAGTGTAAAGAAAGGAATTGCAAAGTGCCCTATTGCCAAGAAAATGGAAACATACTGCCAGCCGTGTTCCCAGCGATGCTTGTAGAAAATGGTTTCTTCCTCAATGTTGCCATACCAGATGAGCAGAAATTGCGAAAAGGCGATGTAAGTCCAGAAGACGGTAAAGCCGAACATCAATTTGCCCATATCGTGGTAGTGGTCAACTTTGATTTCATTTGCCAAGACGCCTTGTGAGCGTAGGTAGAGCGAAAAGAAGACAATGAACGCCAGTGTCGACCACCACGCTCCGGCGAAGATATAGACGCCGAAAATGGTAGAATACCAATGTGGGTCTAAAGACATCACCCAATCCCATGCTGCAAATGTGAGCGAGAGCGCAAACAGCACGATGCCGGGGGCACTAATTGCCTTGAAGGTTGGTCGGTGGCGTTCATCGTAGCGCCGGTCTTGCTCGAGCGAGGTTTTGTAGAGTGAGTATGCCAGCGCTGTCCAGATGCCAAAGTAGATTAGCGCGCGCACTAGGAAAAACCCTGTATTGAGCCATCCTGCTTTGTGCTGCAGCACCTTGTCAGCTGCCACGGCTTCGGGGTGCGACCAATGATAAAGGTCGTGAATGCCTAGCCCGACTGGAATAAAGAGCACCGCCATCACGGGCATTGTAATCATCAAGGATTCAGAGATGCGGCGAAAGACCGTGCTCCAGTCGGCACTGACAACATGGTGCAGCATTGTAAAAAAGAGACTGCCCAGCGAAATGCCCAGCCAGAAGCAATAGGCGACAAGATAGGCATGGAAAAATTCTGTGCGGTTCATTGCGAAGCCAGCCACTGACGCCATCAGCCCCGCAATTCCCACAGCAAGGACGATTTTTCCAAAGTGATTGTCTTTGGTGATTCTCAGTTCTTGAACGCTCATAGTTTCTCCTTACTGCTTGATAAGTTCCTTGCGAACATTTTCAGGCACATCGGCAATAGAGGCGTGTTGAGCGCGCTGCAAGGCTCGAATGTAAGCTACAATCGCCCAGCGGTCTTGCACAGAAATTTGATGCTTGTAGCCTGCCATATTGCGAATGCCATTTGAGGCGACGGCAAACAGATGTCCGTCTGGTGCAGCCAGCAATCGTGGCTCATGTAAGTTTGTCGCAGGCACAAGATAGCCGCCTTGCACCGCTCGCTCTACGATGATGCCTTTGCCATCCCCGACGCGACTGTGGCACGGCGCGCAATAGATGTTGTATCGCTCCTGACCACGCTGCAGAAGCTCCATTGTAACATCAATCGGGATTACCTTTACCGTGTCGCCAGTCTTGCTAATGCCCGTGTAATAGACGCTATTTTCACGCAAGCCACCGCGCGGAACTGTGCCTGCAACAGGAATACGCATTGCCAAGCCGTCCTCAAAGAATTCACTCTTGCGAAAGGGCTTCATCTTTTCTTGCGTGTCCATATTCGGATTGGGGTGAATGGGTGGATTTTCACTTGGCAAACCGCGCACGCCGCAACCTGCCAGCACCATCACAGCCGTCCATACCCCAATGATTGCAAGCCCCTGACTTTTGCTACTTACTTTCAAATTCATTTTACTGCCTCCATTTTTTGTTGAGCGATGTGCTCAATTTCAATCTCTTCAATCGGGCGATGCACCACCTCAATATTTTTGCCACCAATTTTCTCAAAGAAGGCTTTGATTTCTCGGACATTAAATTTCTTGTCCCACATAAAAATCGCAATGAAAAAGCCATCGTCCGTAGCCTTTGAGCAGAAGCGCTCAGAGTAGAACATTGGGTGGAAAAAGCGTGGCATTTTGTTGAGGTAGAACATTCCAATAATTGCGGCAAAGGCTGAAGTCAGCACCATAAGCTCAAACATCACGGGCACAAAAGTCGGCAAGCTGAAATACGGTTTGCCTGAAAACACCAGCGGGTAGTCCACTACATTTGTCCACCATTGCAGCCAGACCGCAAAGAGAAAACCGCAGAATCCGACGCCAAAGACGATATAGCCAAGTATGGAGGGACGTAACCCCATTGCTTCATCCATTCCGTGAATGGGGAACGGCGAGTAGCATTCATATCGGTCGTAGCCTGCTTCGCGCACTTTTTTGGCGGCGCGTAGGAGTTCTGCTGGATTGTCAAATTCTGCAATGACGGCTTCCGCTTCAGCTTCAATCAGAATTTGGCGTGCTTCATCTTTTACCGCCTCAGCATTGCGTTTAAGCTCCTCCAGCGTTTGTGTGCCACCGTTTTGCAAAGGCTGATTTTGAATCTCGTTCATTAGTGTCCTCCTTTCACGCTAAGTTCAGCTTCGGCTTTTGCGCCACTCTGGTGTGAAGATGCCTCGTGATGTCCATTGTCGTGATGCCCATAGCCTTCCCAGTGCGGGTTAGCTTGGGGCAAGACGCCTTTGACTTCAAACATTGCGACCATCGGTATGAAGCGCAAAAAGAGCAGAAAGAGTGTCATAAAGACCCCCAATGATCCCACGAAGGTCATGACATCAAAAATCGTGGGCGTAAAGTATTTCCAGCTTGACGGCAGGAAGTCGGTCGAAAGCGAGGTAACGGTAATTACAAATCGCTCAAACCACATTCCCACGTTGATGAGAATGGACGCAATAAACATTACGGGGATATTCTGGCGCAATTTCTTGAACCAGAAGACCTGTGGCACGACCACATTGCAGAAAATCATTGACCAGTATGCCCAAGCATATGGACCTGTGGCGCGCTTGATGAAAATTGACGCTTCGTATTCATTGCCGCTATACCAAGCGATGAAAAACTCGCAGCCGTAGGCATAACCGACCATCATGCCTGTCACTAGCATAATGATGTTCATCTTCTCGAGGTGCTGCATGTTGATGATGGCTTGCATTTTGGGATAGACGATGCGTGCCAGCACAGCCAGCGTCATCACCATCGCAAAACCTGAGAAGATGGCACCGGCGACGAAGTAGGGTGGGAAAATTGTGGTGTGCCACCCGGGCAAAATACTGGTGGCAAAGTCAAACGAGACAATGCTATGCACCGAAAGCACCAGTGGCGTGGACAGTCCTGCCAAAATCAGGTAGGCTTTTTCATAGTGTTTCCACTGGCGATTGCCGCCGCGCCAGCCCATTGCGAAAAATCCAAGAATGTATTTGCGTAGTCCGGGCTTTGCGCGGTCGCGTAGCGCGGCAAGGTCAGGAATTAAGCCCACATACCAGAATAGCACCGAAACGGTAAAGTAGGTGGAAACTGCAAAGACATCCCACATCAAGGGAGAGCGGAAGTTTGTCCACATCTGCATCTGGTTAGGCACGGGGAACAGCCAGTAATCCAGCCACTGCCGACCTGTGTGAAGCGACACAAAACTGGCGGCGCAAATAACCGCAAAAATCGTCATGGCTTCGGAGAAGCGGTTGATAGAGGTGCGCCACTTTTGGCGAAAGAGAAAAAGGACGGCTGAAATGAGTGTGCCAGCGTGTCCAATACCAACCCACCAGACGAAGTTGGTGATGTCCCACGCCCAACCGACGGTTGTTTGATTACCCCAGATACCAATGCCTTTGAAGACAAGGTAAGTTACCGTGCCGAGCCACATTAAGGCAGCAGCAAAGGAAATACCGAAAGCAATCCACCATGCTTTGGGCGCAGGATTCTCTGTTACTTCACTGACATCTTGCGTAATTGTGTGAAAGGTTGGATTTCCCTCAATGAGCGGTCGGTCTACAGCTTCCAGCCGCTTTTTTTCTTCCACAGTTTCAAGTGTTGCTTGCATACGCTTTCTCGTTTGAACGGTTCAGAGAAACTTTCTTTTGCCGTCACAATGCCTTATAGCGATGTGTAGCACTGAGCAGTGCGAGCGACTTGCCACTCTGCTTTGTTTGCATCAGTATTCATCTTTGGCAACTCGGGTGTTTTGCTTTGACTTGGTATTGGTTGGCGGCACACGGTCAGTAATGTTTTCTGGTCGAGGGTTATCGTGCATTCGCTTAAACTCCAACAGTGAAAAAAGAATCCCACCGATTAGCATCACAGTAATCAGTGAGCCGAATATCAGTAACATCGTGTCGCTCATCGCACTGCCCTCCTTCGGTTCAATCTTGGTTAATCGGTGTTCGAGTTACAATGCTGCGGAAGTACAGCCCCAGCGAGATACTTCCGACGACCCAAATCGCTACAATTTGCCCAGCATCTTGATTCTTCTCAATAAACCAGAGATAGTTGCCAAAGGCATAAGCCACAATGACCGCACCCAGAAAGAAGTAATCGAAGGTGCGAATGCTCTTTGGATTCATCTCTTGAAGCGCAAAGACGATGCCTATACACGCCAGCAGCGTTACGACGATACCCGCAATTAAAATCACTTGATTATCCATAGCTTACTCCTTTGGCGCAGTGGTTGCAATGTTTCGGAAGTAAATGCCCATTACCAAGTTGGTTGGCACCCAGAGGCTTACAAAGAGTGCTTCGTTTAGCTTGCCCTGAATGAGCAGCATGTTTGCAAGGACAAACGCCACGAATGCCGAGAGCATAAAAAAGATGTCAGAACGGCGTAGCATACTTCTCTCCTTTATGCTTTTTGTTGTTCAAGTTCAGGGTTTGGATTGCGCAACTTTGCTAAGTAAGTGGTTCTCGGCTTGACATTGAGTTCACCCAAGAGCGCATAGTTGCGGTTTTGCGCTTTGATTTGCGACACCTTGCTATTAGGGTCTCTGATGTCACCAAACACAATTGCTTGCGTCGGGCAAACTTGCTGGCAAGCAGTCATAATCTCGCCATCTACCACATCTCGGCCTTCGTTCTTTGCCAGAATTTTCGTGGTCTGAATGCGATGCACGCAGTAGGTGCACTTTTCCATCACGCCGCGTGAGCGCACGGTTACTTCAGGATTCATCGCCATCTTGGTGATTTCAGGAATCTCCCGATTCCAGACCACATTGTCGTTCTGGTAGTTGAAGTAATTGAAGCGGCGCACTTTGTAGGGGCAGTTATTGGCACAGTAGCGCGTGCCAATGCAGCGGTTGTAGACCATTGTGTTGAGACCTTCTTGGTCGTGTACCGTTGCGACCACAGGGCAAACTTGCTCACACGGTGCATTTTCACAATGCTGGCAAGCAACAGGTTGATAGACCATTTCAGGCATATCGCCTTCACCTACAAAGTATCGGTCAATGCGAATCCAGTGCATATGCCGACCTTTTGCAGTCTGCTCTTTGCCCACGACAGGCACATTGTTTTCGCTCTGGCACGCCACCACGCATGCATTGCACCCAATGCACGCATTTAAGTCAATGGTCATTCCCCATTGATGTCCTTGGTCATACTTGTAAGGCGAGTCGTAGAGCTTGGACGGTGGATACTTTGTGAGGTGCGATTCCACAAAGTCTGGCTTTTCTCGGTATTCTGCCAGTGTGCCTTCAATGACGATAGCGCGTCCATCCATATAGCCATAGTATTGCGTTGAGGCCACTAGCATTGTCTTGCCAGTCTTTATGACTTCTACCCCAGAGCAAACGTCCATGGCATCGCTGGTGCGAATCGCATAGGTGTTTGCGCCCACGCTATTGCCCACACGTCCCACACGTGTTCGACCGTAACCCAGTGCAACAGTGATGGAACCATCGGCATGTCCGGGCACAACCCAAACAGGCAGTTCTACCTGCCTATTGCCCAATCGCAGGGCAATCACTTCACGATGCGTTTCACTCAAGGCAAACTTGTGCTTCAGCCCAAGCTGCTTGGCGGTGCCCTGACTCATTAGTGCTGCATTATCCCAGCAGATTTTGGTAATAGCTTCAGGCGTCTCTTGCAGCCAAGCATTGTTGGCGTATCGCCCGTCGAAGGTTGCCGTAGAGGGCTGGAAGCACAGTTCCAGCGTGTTCTCTCGGGCTGCCACTTCAAATGGCTTTTGCGCAAAGAGCTGCGCAAGGCTTTGAGCTTTGAGCGAAGGCACCAGCTTCTGTGAGGCGGAGTTTTCAATCACGCCGTCGTGTAGGCTTTTGCGCCAGAAATCCTCGAAGGCGATGCCTGAGAGACCGGTTTGCTGCTTCCAAGTCTCTTGCACCAGTGCATAGCCTTTGCCATCAATGCCTGTGGTTAGCAGGTTTAATACCTCTATCACAGAGCGTGTGTCAAAGAGCGGTGCAATGAGCGGCTGAATCAGACTGGCGGTGCCGTCTGCAGCGCGCGCATCGCCCCATGACTCCAAGAAGTGCGACTTCGGCAAATGCCAAGTCGACAGTGCCGATGTTTCATCGTCGTGATAGCTCAGGTGAATGGAGGTTTTCACTTTTTTCAAGGCACTGGCAAAATCCAAGTCTGCTGGTGCATTATAGACAGGGTTGCCACCCAGCATCACCAGCGTCTCAATTTTGCCCTCGTGCATCGCTTTTACCAGCTCTACCAGTTCGCTTCGGCTCGGCAGCGCTGCATCTTTGAACGGCACGAAAGAAA encodes:
- a CDS encoding DUF3341 domain-containing protein, which codes for MNEIQNQPLQNGGTQTLEELKRNAEAVKDEARQILIEAEAEAVIAEFDNPAELLRAAKKVREAGYDRYECYSPFPIHGMDEAMGLRPSILGYIVFGVGFCGFLFAVWLQWWTNVVDYPLVFSGKPYFSLPTFVPVMFELMVLTSAFAAIIGMFYLNKMPRFFHPMFYSERFCSKATDDGFFIAIFMWDKKFNVREIKAFFEKIGGKNIEVVHRPIEEIEIEHIAQQKMEAVK
- a CDS encoding cytochrome c, encoding MNLKVSSKSQGLAIIGVWTAVMVLAGCGVRGLPSENPPIHPNPNMDTQEKMKPFRKSEFFEDGLAMRIPVAGTVPRGGLRENSVYYTGISKTGDTVKVIPIDVTMELLQRGQERYNIYCAPCHSRVGDGKGIIVERAVQGGYLVPATNLHEPRLLAAPDGHLFAVASNGIRNMAGYKHQISVQDRWAIVAYIRALQRAQHASIADVPENVRKELIKQ
- a CDS encoding TAT-variant-translocated molybdopterin oxidoreductase, with translation MKRTPRPKIDQPLTGKRYWRSLEEEVNTPEFQEWVEREFPEGAIEMSDPISRRKFLTIMGASFLLAGLASCRRPVEKIVPYVKAPEDITPGIPQYYATTMPFGLSALGILVRSHEGRPNKIEGNERHPSSLGATNAFAQAEILNLYDPDRSQVVKHLGEKSSWQAFTEFWRNELLRQKSQNGRGLAILTESFASPSLARLMNECLKTFPEAKVVAYEPVSDENIYEGVRLATGEVLRPLYDFRAAKVILSLNADFLLKESESVANARAFAEGRRVASEKDSMNRLYVVEAAYSVTGAMADHRLRLQARKIGAFAAALAEELQRQGVAIPGTETLQAPSEDFDKKWIEALARDLIQHKGESLVVAGREQPAAVHALAIAINAALGNLGNTLSFVPFKDAALPSRSELVELVKAMHEGKIETLVMLGGNPVYNAPADLDFASALKKVKTSIHLSYHDDETSALSTWHLPKSHFLESWGDARAADGTASLIQPLIAPLFDTRSVIEVLNLLTTGIDGKGYALVQETWKQQTGLSGIAFEDFWRKSLHDGVIENSASQKLVPSLKAQSLAQLFAQKPFEVAARENTLELCFQPSTATFDGRYANNAWLQETPEAITKICWDNAALMSQGTAKQLGLKHKFALSETHREVIALRLGNRQVELPVWVVPGHADGSITVALGYGRTRVGRVGNSVGANTYAIRTSDAMDVCSGVEVIKTGKTMLVASTQYYGYMDGRAIVIEGTLAEYREKPDFVESHLTKYPPSKLYDSPYKYDQGHQWGMTIDLNACIGCNACVVACQSENNVPVVGKEQTAKGRHMHWIRIDRYFVGEGDMPEMVYQPVACQHCENAPCEQVCPVVATVHDQEGLNTMVYNRCIGTRYCANNCPYKVRRFNYFNYQNDNVVWNREIPEITKMAMNPEVTVRSRGVMEKCTYCVHRIQTTKILAKNEGRDVVDGEIMTACQQVCPTQAIVFGDIRDPNSKVSQIKAQNRNYALLGELNVKPRTTYLAKLRNPNPELEQQKA
- a CDS encoding SCO family protein; amino-acid sequence: MIRQIAYIVLLVLCYASIARAQLIEEKPRALQGIDVVERLGETIPETLTFQDETGKTVRLGDYLHKGKPIILVLAYYRCPMLCNMVLNGVCEAAKTLSLTLGKDYTILTVSIDSRETWELAAAKKTRYKEAFGKPGVEEGWFFLTGAAEHSKALADAVGFKYFYDKKRDEFAHPAVIMLLSPEGKITRYVYGISYKNFDLKLGLIEASQGKVGTTIDRLILACFHYDPQAGSYVPVAMNIMRIGGVITLVVLTVMLGMFWARESRRHKQKGNLSVDIPQN
- the nrfD gene encoding polysulfide reductase NrfD, which produces MEEKKRLEAVDRPLIEGNPTFHTITQDVSEVTENPAPKAWWIAFGISFAAALMWLGTVTYLVFKGIGIWGNQTTVGWAWDITNFVWWVGIGHAGTLISAVLFLFRQKWRTSINRFSEAMTIFAVICAASFVSLHTGRQWLDYWLFPVPNQMQMWTNFRSPLMWDVFAVSTYFTVSVLFWYVGLIPDLAALRDRAKPGLRKYILGFFAMGWRGGNRQWKHYEKAYLILAGLSTPLVLSVHSIVSFDFATSILPGWHTTIFPPYFVAGAIFSGFAMVMTLAVLARIVYPKMQAIINMQHLEKMNIIMLVTGMMVGYAYGCEFFIAWYSGNEYEASIFIKRATGPYAWAYWSMIFCNVVVPQVFWFKKLRQNIPVMFIASILINVGMWFERFVITVTSLSTDFLPSSWKYFTPTIFDVMTFVGSLGVFMTLFLLFLRFIPMVAMFEVKGVLPQANPHWEGYGHHDNGHHEASSHQSGAKAEAELSVKGGH